The Kribbella sp. NBC_00662 nucleotide sequence CGATCTGCTCACCCGGACGTCCGCCGCCACCTGCAACTGGATGGGCGGTCCGGCCGAAGGCGGTCACGCTCAGAGCCGCCGGCACGCCCAACTGCGTGTGCCCACCGAGAATCGGTACGCCGAAAGCCTCCGCCGCCCGCCTCAGCCCACGCATGACCCGCTCCGCGGCGGCCGCGTCCCGGGCACCGAGCGCATCCAGCAAACCAACGGGCACGGCGCCCATCGCGGCGAGATCGTTGACGTTCACCAGCACCGAACACCAGCCGGCCCATTCCGGATCCCGCTCGACCATCGCCGGGAGGATCGCGTCACACGCCGCGACGAGATCGCTGCCCGGGACCGGTGCACCGTCGTCACCGACGTACCCGGCCGGTCCGATCCCTTGCAGCAAAGGACCGAGCACACTCTTGGTCGCCGCCGCGAGCCGGGCAATCCGCCCGATCGGCCATCGCATCAACACATGAGGGGTGTTGGCAACCGTCACCGGCCGCACGCTCTCCCACCCCAACCGCTCGAAGAATCGCTGGGTGCCCAGCTGCACAGTCGCGTCGAACCGCAAAGCCCCCGCCGCTTCGGCACGAGCGCAGGCGGCCCGCACCAGAGCAGCTCCCACACCCGCCAGCCTGTTGGAGCTAGCGCCAGGCGCCGCAACTGGTCCTTGGGCGACGACCAGGCGGCCGCCTTGCCACCAGCCGATATCGGGGGTGGATGTTGCTGGGCCGAGGCGGACGCCGCCGATGACCGTGCCGTCGGGTGTGCGGGCGACCAGGACGATCGTTCGGGGGTCGTCGTCGTGGTCGTCAAGGTCGGTCTTGTCGAACAGGCCTTGGTGCTCGACGAAGGCCTCGTGGCGCAGGTGGTAGTAGGCGCGCCGGGCTGCGGCGTTCGCCTCCTCGATCAGGAAGGGTGGTGGTGGATCACCCAGGAGGGCGCGGACGTCGGCCGCTCGCATCACGCCGGCGGTCTGCACCACCGTCGTACTCATGAACCGGCCGCCGACAACAGGCTGCACGCACCACAGGCCGCGCAACCGGCGCCTTGATCCGCGCCGCGCATGTCAGCCTCCGCGAGCAGCGCGGCGACCCGTGCCGTCACGTCACGGACCACAGCGGGATCCGGCGCCGTCACCCCATCGGCGCGAGCAAGCGTCCCGAGCATCGGCCGCAGCGGTACCACGAACGGGTAGACCCCGCGCTCGATCAACCGCCCCGCTCCGGCCACCAGCTCGTCCGGGTTCTCCCCCATCCCGATGAGCAGGTACGTCGACACCCGGTTGCGTCCGAACACCCGGACAGCCTCGTCCCACGCCGCCTCGTACTCCGCGACGCTGACCGTCGACTTCCCAGGCATCCACTTCCGCCGTACGGCGTCGTCGAGCGACTCGATATGGATCCCGATCGACGTCGCCCCGGCGTCACGCAACTCGGTCAGCACGGACAAGTCGCCGGGCGGCTCGATCTGCACCTGGATCGGCAGTCCCGGTACGGCGGCCAGGACCGCCTTCACCGACCGGACCAGATTCCGCGCGCCCCGATCCCGCCCTGTCGTAGTTCCGGTCGTCATCACCATCTGCGTGACGCCGTCCAACCGGACCGCTGCCTCAGCCACCTCGGCCAGCTGGGCAGGGGTCTTCGCGGCGATCGTCGCTCCGGCCCGCAGCGACTCCTCGATCGAGCAGAACCGGCAGCGCGTGGTCTCGTCGTACCGGATGCAGGTCTGGACGACAGTCGTCGCGAGCACGTCCTTGCCGTGCAGCAAGGCGATCTGGCGGTACGGAACGCCGTCGGCCGTGGTCAGGTCGTAGAACCGCGGCCGGCGGACCGGCTCGACCGACAACCCGAGATCCAGCCCGTTGCGGAACACCGCCCCGTCGCGGACCTGATAGGGGCTATCAGCAACGATCGGGAGGGTGGCGTTGGCACCGTCGACGACCAGGTGCCCGTCGTCGCTCGGCCCGGCGCCCTTGCTGCGACGGACGGGTGCGTCCACCTGCAC carries:
- a CDS encoding MSMEG_0567/sll0787 family protein, translating into MQPVVGGRFMSTTVVQTAGVMRAADVRALLGDPPPPFLIEEANAAARRAYYHLRHEAFVEHQGLFDKTDLDDHDDDPRTIVLVARTPDGTVIGGVRLGPATSTPDIGWWQGGRLVVAQGPVAAPGASSNRLAGVGAALVRAACARAEAAGALRFDATVQLGTQRFFERLGWESVRPVTVANTPHVLMRWPIGRIARLAAATKSVLGPLLQGIGPAGYVGDDGAPVPGSDLVAACDAILPAMVERDPEWAGWCSVLVNVNDLAAMGAVPVGLLDALGARDAAAAERVMRGLRRAAEAFGVPILGGHTQLGVPAALSVTAFGRTAHPVAGGGGRPGEQIGLTADLGGGWRPGYAGRQWDSTSHRGPEELGAMLTAVGRARPSAAKDVSMAGVVGTLGMLAEASGCAAVLDVAAVPKPESASMGDWLTCFPGFAMLTTGPLDAGPATTAVCGELTTGQGVVLRWPDGEVTEALAAGVTGMGAA
- a CDS encoding MSMEG_0568 family radical SAM protein is translated as MSVGTEEALAVRAEMAVYGVQVDAPVRRSKGAGPSDDGHLVVDGANATLPIVADSPYQVRDGAVFRNGLDLGLSVEPVRRPRFYDLTTADGVPYRQIALLHGKDVLATTVVQTCIRYDETTRCRFCSIEESLRAGATIAAKTPAQLAEVAEAAVRLDGVTQMVMTTGTTTGRDRGARNLVRSVKAVLAAVPGLPIQVQIEPPGDLSVLTELRDAGATSIGIHIESLDDAVRRKWMPGKSTVSVAEYEAAWDEAVRVFGRNRVSTYLLIGMGENPDELVAGAGRLIERGVYPFVVPLRPMLGTLARADGVTAPDPAVVRDVTARVAALLAEADMRGADQGAGCAACGACSLLSAAGS